In Arthrobacter sp. UKPF54-2, the following are encoded in one genomic region:
- a CDS encoding HAD family hydrolase has product MTTLTETSVAGNDDQRTANGKMMIALDVDGTLVDHDGHMSVPVREAAQAVVAAGHEVMIATGRSLNATLPIIEHIGIENGYAVCSNGGVTLRLDSGLADGYEVLHKATFDPGPALRALRKRLPSAKYALEDENGNFLSTERFQDASFGVEAIGVDFQTMLEATAVRVVVFSSENTPEEFNAAIRHVGLAGVTYSVGWTAWLDIAAAGVTKASALEQLRGRLSIEAHRTVAVGDGRNDIEMLTWARRGVAMGQAPAEVIAAADEVTHSVYDDGAAHVLRSILR; this is encoded by the coding sequence ATGACAACATTGACTGAAACCTCAGTCGCTGGCAACGATGACCAGCGAACCGCAAACGGCAAAATGATGATCGCCCTCGACGTCGACGGAACCCTCGTTGACCACGACGGGCACATGTCCGTCCCCGTCCGGGAAGCCGCCCAGGCCGTGGTGGCCGCCGGGCACGAAGTGATGATCGCGACCGGCCGCTCGCTCAACGCCACGCTGCCCATCATCGAGCACATCGGCATCGAGAACGGCTACGCGGTCTGCTCCAACGGCGGCGTCACCCTGCGCCTGGATTCCGGGCTCGCCGACGGCTACGAGGTGCTGCACAAGGCCACCTTCGACCCCGGCCCCGCGCTCCGGGCACTGCGCAAGCGGCTGCCCTCCGCCAAGTACGCGCTCGAGGACGAGAACGGCAACTTCCTCTCCACCGAACGCTTCCAGGACGCCAGTTTCGGCGTCGAGGCGATCGGCGTCGACTTCCAGACCATGCTCGAGGCCACCGCCGTGCGCGTGGTGGTCTTCAGTTCCGAGAACACCCCCGAGGAATTCAACGCCGCGATCCGGCACGTCGGCCTCGCCGGCGTCACCTACTCGGTGGGCTGGACGGCCTGGCTGGACATCGCCGCCGCCGGCGTAACCAAGGCCAGCGCCCTGGAACAGCTGCGCGGACGGTTGAGCATCGAAGCGCACCGGACCGTGGCGGTCGGCGACGGCCGCAACGACATCGAAATGCTCACCTGGGCGCGCCGCGGCGTGGCGATGGGCCAGGCGCCAGCGGAGGTGATCGCCGCCGCGGACGAGGTCACCCACTCGGTCTACGACGACGGCGCCGCCCACGTGCTGCGCAGCATCCTGCGCTAG
- the serS gene encoding serine--tRNA ligase has protein sequence MIDVKDLSENPDKFRASQRARGADESVVDAIIAADADRRAALIRFENLRAEQNAFGKKVAQAKGEEKQALLAEVKVLAASVKEASAEADVAQAAQEELLRGIPNLVEDGVPAGGEDDYVVVKTVGTPREFPDFEPKDHLEIGELIGAIDMERGAKVSGSRFYFLRGVGARLEMALLQMAMEQAIDAGFVPMITPTLVRPETMQGTGFDVKHDAEIYRLAEDDLYLVGTSEVALAGYHADEILDLSGGPIRYAGQSSCYRREAGSHGKDTRGIIRVHQFNKVEMFIYTTVEDAAAEHARLLAWEEEMLAKCELPYRVIDTAAGDLGNSAARKFDCEAWVPTQGAYRELTSTSNCTTFQARRLNIRERVLNEDGAPKGTRAVATLNGTLATTRWIVAILEHHQNPDGSVNVPAALQKYLGGMTVLPVL, from the coding sequence GTGATCGACGTAAAAGACCTCAGCGAAAACCCGGACAAGTTCCGTGCCAGCCAGCGCGCCCGCGGCGCCGACGAATCCGTGGTGGACGCGATCATCGCCGCGGACGCGGACCGGCGCGCGGCACTGATCCGCTTCGAGAACCTGCGCGCCGAGCAGAACGCTTTCGGCAAGAAGGTGGCGCAGGCCAAGGGCGAGGAAAAGCAGGCTCTGCTCGCCGAGGTCAAGGTTCTCGCCGCCTCGGTCAAGGAAGCCTCGGCCGAGGCAGACGTCGCCCAGGCCGCCCAGGAGGAGCTCCTGCGCGGCATCCCCAACCTCGTCGAGGACGGCGTCCCCGCCGGCGGCGAAGACGACTACGTGGTGGTCAAGACGGTCGGGACGCCGCGCGAGTTCCCTGACTTCGAACCGAAGGACCACCTGGAAATCGGCGAACTGATCGGCGCCATCGACATGGAGCGCGGCGCCAAGGTCTCCGGCTCACGCTTCTACTTCCTGCGCGGTGTGGGCGCCCGGCTGGAGATGGCGCTGCTGCAGATGGCGATGGAGCAGGCCATCGACGCCGGCTTCGTCCCCATGATCACCCCCACGCTGGTCCGCCCCGAAACCATGCAGGGCACCGGATTCGACGTCAAGCACGACGCCGAGATCTACCGCCTCGCCGAGGACGACCTCTACCTGGTGGGGACCTCCGAGGTCGCCCTGGCCGGCTACCACGCGGACGAAATCCTGGACCTCAGCGGCGGCCCGATCCGCTACGCCGGGCAGAGTTCCTGCTACCGCCGCGAAGCCGGCTCGCACGGCAAGGACACCCGCGGCATCATCCGCGTCCACCAGTTCAACAAGGTGGAGATGTTCATCTACACCACGGTCGAGGACGCCGCCGCCGAACACGCCCGCCTGCTGGCCTGGGAAGAGGAGATGCTGGCCAAGTGCGAGCTGCCCTACCGGGTGATCGACACCGCCGCGGGGGACCTCGGCAACTCGGCCGCCCGCAAGTTCGACTGCGAAGCCTGGGTCCCCACGCAGGGCGCGTACCGCGAGCTGACCTCGACGTCGAACTGCACCACCTTCCAGGCGCGCCGGCTCAACATCCGTGAACGCGTGCTGAACGAGGACGGGGCGCCCAAGGGCACCCGCGCGGTGGCCACCCTGAACGGCACCCTCGCCACGACCCGCTGGATCGTCGCGATCCTGGAGCACCACCAGAACCCGGACGGCTCGGTCAACGTCCCCGCGGCGCTGCAGAAGTACCTCGGCGGCATGACGGTGCTCCCCGTCCTCTAA
- a CDS encoding diacylglycerol kinase family protein, protein MRDWLLYLVIAGALVFAVSSWWGVRRLKAKHTRSAVWEETHNPGLGRQKVAVVLNPIKARSAEARVLVESACLAAGWEAPQFFETTAEDPGFSQARAAVEYGADVVLVGGGDGTVRVVADVLAHTDIAMGLLPLGTGNLLARNIHLDIGDLQGCVEIALFGHQRFIDTARMTVENALTGQSAEHAFLVIAGIGMDAEVVGDTNDGLKKAVGWLAYTEAGVRHLPGRRKRVAISLDDQPEQSRKIRSVLFANCGLIPGGIDFIPQAMIDDGMLDVVVMSPRSAIGWLAMYWKIVLKHKRNLPVMTYYRSAKIVIKCAEPMPTQVDGDPSGEATTVTVQVAPGSLLVRVKEGVGRED, encoded by the coding sequence ATGCGCGACTGGCTGCTCTACCTCGTCATCGCTGGGGCCCTGGTATTTGCCGTCTCCAGCTGGTGGGGTGTGCGCCGGCTGAAGGCCAAGCACACCCGCAGCGCCGTCTGGGAAGAGACGCACAACCCGGGCCTGGGCCGGCAGAAGGTCGCCGTGGTGCTGAACCCGATCAAGGCGCGGTCCGCGGAGGCCCGGGTCCTGGTGGAGAGCGCCTGCCTGGCGGCCGGCTGGGAGGCCCCGCAGTTCTTCGAGACCACCGCCGAGGACCCTGGCTTCTCGCAGGCCCGCGCCGCCGTCGAGTACGGGGCCGACGTCGTCCTGGTGGGCGGCGGCGACGGCACCGTCCGGGTGGTGGCCGACGTCCTCGCGCACACCGACATCGCCATGGGGCTGCTTCCGCTCGGGACCGGGAACCTGCTGGCCCGCAACATCCACCTCGACATCGGGGACCTGCAAGGCTGCGTGGAGATCGCCCTGTTCGGGCACCAGCGCTTCATCGACACCGCCCGGATGACGGTGGAGAACGCCCTGACGGGGCAGTCGGCGGAGCACGCGTTCCTGGTGATTGCCGGCATCGGCATGGACGCCGAGGTGGTGGGCGACACCAATGACGGGCTTAAGAAGGCGGTGGGCTGGCTCGCCTACACGGAGGCCGGGGTGCGGCACCTGCCGGGCCGCCGTAAAAGGGTGGCCATCTCCCTCGATGACCAGCCCGAACAGTCACGGAAGATCCGCAGCGTCCTGTTCGCCAACTGCGGGCTGATCCCCGGCGGCATCGACTTTATCCCGCAGGCCATGATCGACGACGGGATGCTGGACGTGGTGGTGATGAGCCCGCGCAGCGCGATCGGCTGGCTGGCCATGTACTGGAAGATTGTGCTCAAGCACAAGCGGAACCTGCCGGTGATGACGTACTACCGCTCGGCCAAGATCGTGATCAAGTGCGCCGAGCCGATGCCCACCCAGGTTGACGGCGATCCCTCCGGGGAGGCCACGACGGTCACCGTGCAGGTCGCGCCCGGTTCACTGCTGGTCCGGGTGAAGGAAGGCGTCGGCCGGGAAGACTAG
- the pheA gene encoding prephenate dehydratase gives MPASPVTYTFLGPEGTFTEAALMQVPGAADAVRIPSSNVNTALDKVRNGSADAAMVPIENSVEGGVTATLDAIATGPELRILREALVPISFVLVARPGVTIGDIRRISTHGHAWAQCRLWVDQNIPDAEYIPGSSTAAAAMGLLEGDPHYDAAICAPIVAAEQPGLTVLAENIGDNPGAVTRFVLVGRPGVLPERTGADKTTVVVPLPEDRPGALMEILDQFATRGVNLSRIESRPTGQYLGHYFFSIDADGHVGDARVADALAGLHRISPATRFLGSYGRADGQRADVAPHTSDQAFRAAHAWVEDILSGASVVQEYNPEASPTA, from the coding sequence ATGCCCGCCTCGCCAGTCACCTACACCTTCCTCGGCCCCGAAGGCACGTTCACCGAGGCGGCTTTGATGCAGGTGCCCGGCGCCGCGGATGCCGTCCGCATCCCTTCCTCGAACGTCAACACGGCGCTGGACAAGGTCCGCAACGGTTCGGCCGACGCGGCGATGGTGCCGATCGAGAACTCCGTGGAGGGCGGGGTGACAGCTACCCTCGATGCGATTGCCACGGGGCCGGAGCTGCGGATCCTCCGCGAAGCGCTCGTGCCGATCAGTTTTGTCCTCGTGGCCCGGCCCGGCGTCACGATCGGGGACATCCGCCGGATCTCCACCCACGGACACGCCTGGGCGCAGTGCCGGCTCTGGGTGGACCAGAATATTCCGGACGCAGAATATATCCCGGGGTCCTCGACGGCGGCCGCCGCCATGGGCCTGCTGGAGGGCGACCCGCACTACGACGCCGCGATTTGTGCCCCGATCGTCGCCGCGGAGCAGCCCGGGCTAACGGTGCTGGCGGAAAACATTGGCGACAACCCGGGGGCCGTGACCCGTTTTGTACTGGTGGGACGCCCCGGCGTCCTGCCGGAGCGGACCGGGGCCGACAAGACCACCGTGGTGGTTCCGCTCCCGGAGGACCGGCCCGGCGCCCTGATGGAAATCCTGGACCAGTTCGCCACCCGCGGCGTGAACCTGAGCAGGATCGAGTCCCGGCCCACCGGGCAGTACCTGGGCCACTACTTCTTCAGCATCGACGCGGACGGCCACGTCGGCGACGCCCGCGTGGCCGACGCCCTTGCCGGGCTGCACCGGATCAGCCCGGCCACACGCTTCCTGGGCTCCTACGGACGGGCGGACGGCCAGCGCGCCGACGTCGCGCCGCACACCTCCGACCAGGCATTCCGGGCGGCCCACGCCTGGGTCGAAGACATTCTCAGCGGGGCATCTGTGGTGCAGGAATATAACCCGGAGGCTTCGCCCACAGCGTAG
- a CDS encoding rhodanese-like domain-containing protein — MSEIETVTVSDIPEAARILDVREDYEWAAGHAEHALHIPLDQLPARLDELDPDEDLYVICRTGGRSFRAAQWLVGHGYSALNVAGGMDQWLENGLPLVSDSGLKPVIL; from the coding sequence ATGAGCGAGATCGAGACCGTGACCGTTTCCGATATCCCCGAGGCGGCACGGATTCTGGACGTGCGCGAGGACTACGAGTGGGCGGCCGGCCACGCCGAGCACGCCCTGCACATCCCCCTTGACCAGCTCCCGGCACGGCTCGATGAACTGGACCCGGACGAGGACCTCTATGTCATCTGCCGCACCGGCGGACGTTCCTTCCGCGCCGCGCAGTGGCTGGTCGGCCACGGCTACTCCGCACTGAACGTTGCCGGCGGCATGGACCAGTGGCTCGAGAACGGCCTGCCGCTCGTCTCCGACAGCGGGCTCAAGCCCGTCATCCTGTAA
- a CDS encoding amidase, with protein sequence MAEIHELSAVALRDALRSGELSARQATAHFLDRIAASNPHLGAFITVTAEQALADAAAADTRHARAATKGPALPLLHAMPTAFKDLTDVAGVVTTHGSAALEHKPAPADGALAAALKGAGVVSLGKTQVPEFGLTAYSENRIAPPSRNPYALSRSSGGSSGGSAAAVAAGLLPFAPGSDGGGSIRIPAAACGLVGLKPGRGLVPAGESTGDPARLVVAGPLARSAADAALLLDALVPPENAPQASGRSPGQPHAAGPRGSYLQLAGQDPPRLRIGVSLDSPWQAVFPNTADREALDALAAGISLLEAAGHQTGEAAIRYDNRYPGAFTTAWTAGVGSARIAPQREALLTPLTRTFRRRAQQRSAAKLDEALGFLRQFERDTVAQFAAWDLVLSPALAQTPRPVGWFTGAAHGDGYWPAAERATDADEDYRKQCEFAPWSSLVNVCGLPAISIPVHWTGGAPGSGVPMGIQLVGRQGSEALLLQVAAQLGF encoded by the coding sequence TTGGCCGAGATCCACGAACTGTCCGCCGTCGCGCTCCGGGACGCCCTCCGCTCCGGGGAGCTCTCCGCCCGCCAGGCCACGGCGCACTTCCTGGACCGCATCGCGGCCAGCAACCCCCACCTTGGCGCGTTCATCACAGTCACCGCCGAACAGGCCCTCGCGGACGCGGCCGCCGCGGACACCCGCCACGCCCGCGCGGCCACTAAGGGTCCGGCCCTTCCGCTGTTGCACGCGATGCCGACGGCGTTCAAGGACCTGACCGACGTCGCAGGCGTCGTCACTACCCACGGCAGCGCCGCCCTGGAGCACAAACCGGCACCGGCCGACGGCGCCCTCGCCGCGGCGCTCAAGGGCGCCGGCGTCGTCTCGCTGGGCAAAACGCAGGTCCCGGAATTCGGGCTGACGGCCTACAGCGAGAACCGGATCGCGCCGCCGTCGCGCAACCCGTACGCGCTGAGCCGCAGCTCCGGCGGATCTTCGGGCGGCAGCGCTGCCGCCGTCGCCGCGGGGCTGCTTCCCTTCGCGCCGGGATCCGACGGCGGCGGCTCCATCCGCATCCCGGCCGCGGCCTGCGGGCTGGTAGGCCTGAAACCCGGCCGCGGGCTGGTCCCGGCCGGGGAAAGCACCGGAGACCCGGCCAGGCTGGTGGTCGCCGGCCCGCTGGCGCGCTCCGCGGCGGATGCCGCCCTGCTGCTCGACGCCCTTGTCCCGCCGGAGAACGCGCCGCAGGCGTCGGGGCGGTCTCCCGGTCAGCCGCACGCCGCCGGGCCCCGGGGCAGCTACCTGCAGCTGGCCGGCCAGGATCCGCCCCGGCTGCGGATCGGCGTCAGCCTGGACAGCCCGTGGCAGGCGGTCTTCCCTAACACGGCGGACCGCGAGGCCCTCGACGCCCTCGCCGCGGGCATCAGCCTGCTGGAGGCGGCCGGGCACCAGACCGGCGAAGCCGCCATCCGGTATGACAACCGCTACCCCGGCGCGTTCACCACAGCCTGGACCGCCGGCGTCGGCAGCGCCCGGATCGCGCCGCAGCGCGAGGCGCTGCTGACCCCGCTGACCCGGACCTTCCGGCGCCGCGCCCAGCAGCGCAGCGCGGCGAAGCTGGATGAGGCCCTCGGGTTCCTGCGGCAGTTCGAGCGGGACACGGTGGCCCAGTTCGCCGCCTGGGACCTGGTCCTGAGCCCCGCGCTGGCGCAGACGCCGCGCCCGGTGGGCTGGTTCACCGGCGCCGCGCACGGGGACGGCTACTGGCCCGCCGCCGAGCGGGCCACCGACGCGGACGAGGACTACCGCAAGCAATGCGAGTTCGCGCCGTGGTCCTCCCTTGTCAACGTGTGCGGGCTGCCAGCGATCAGCATCCCGGTGCACTGGACCGGCGGCGCGCCGGGCTCCGGCGTGCCGATGGGCATCCAGCTGGTGGGCCGCCAGGGGTCCGAGGCGCTGCTTCTGCAGGTGGCCGCGCAGCTGGGTTTCTAG